In Bactrocera oleae isolate idBacOlea1 chromosome 3, idBacOlea1, whole genome shotgun sequence, a genomic segment contains:
- the EMC3 gene encoding ER membrane protein complex subunit 3: protein MTELLIDPNIRVWVFLPIVLITFFVGVIRHYVSVLISSQKKAEITQIQDSQAMIRARLLRENGKYLTPLSFAMRKNFFNHEEIGYFKTQKRAPVAQNSTAMLTDMVKGNFINVLPMVIIGGWINWMFSGFVTTKVPFPLTLRFKPMLQRGVELASLDAAWVSSASWYFLNVFGLRSIYTLVLGENNQADQTQAQADAMTGAAMTMPQDPKAAFKAEWEALEITEYHSVLKNVEKDLLHHAFGSDVSIENSVRQ, encoded by the exons ATGACTGAATTACTTATTGATCCAAATATACGAGTATGGGTTTTCCTTCCCATCGTGCTCATTACGTTTTTTGTCGGTGTTATTCGACACTACGTCTCTGTTCTAATATCCTCTCAAAAGAAAGCTGAAATTACACAAATTCAAGATAG TCAAGCAATGATTCGAGCTCGTCTTTTACGTGAAAATGGCAAATATCTCACACCGCTTTCGTTTGCTATGCGAAAGAATTTTTTCAATCACGAAGAAATTGGCTACTTCAAAACACAAAAACGGGCACCTGTAGCTCAAAATTCAACTGCTATGTTAACAGACATGGTGAAAGGAAACTTTATAAATGTTCTACCAATGGTGATAATAGGTGGCTGGATTAATTGGATGTTTTCAGGTTTCGTAACCACGAAAGTGCCCTTTCCACTAACCTTACGTTTTAAACCTATGTTGCAACGTGGTGTGGAACTTGCTTCCCTAGATGCTGCTTGGGTATCGTCAGCTTCATGGTATTTCTTAAATGTCTTCGGTCTTCGATCTATTTATACATTAGTACTTGGCGAAAATAACCAAGCAGATCAAACACAAGCACAAGCAGATGCAATGACTGGTGCAGCAATGACAATGCCCCAAGATCCCAAAGCAGCTTTTAAAGCTGAGTGGGAAGCTTTGGAAATTACCGAATACCATAGTGTGTTGAAAAATGTGGAAAAGGATCTGTTACACCATGCATTCGGGAGCGATGTGTCAATTGAGAATAGTGTTAGACAGTAA
- the LOC118683304 gene encoding uncharacterized protein, translating to MVTKAVHIEVVDDLSAQAFLDTFTRFVSRRGPCRDLYSDNGTAFVGANRLLKEDLAAWQGENNQRSLADSGTRWHFITPSAPHQGGLWEAAVKSAKHHLTRCVGTQVMWYSQLQTLAVRIEACLNSRPITPLYDDPEEKLELTPGDFLIGSPLLAVPEPDIKHIPSNRLKQWQWIRQIQQGFWKRWSEEYLTILQRRNKWFRRTRNIRVDDIVLVKQENLPPTHWCLGRVTTLHPGADGVVRNVTLRTARGYMKRAIQKLCLLIEKEDFESTGQDV from the coding sequence ATGGTTACCAAGGCTGTGCACATTGAGGTGGTTGATGACCTATCGGCACAGGCCTTTCTAGATACTTTTACTCGTTTCGTCAGCCGACGCGGTCCCTGCCGGGATTTATATAGTGACAATGGTACAGCCTTTGTTGGTGCCAACCGACTTTTGAAGGAGGATCTTGCAGCATGGCAGGGTGAGAATAATCAGCGATCGTTAGCAGATTCGGGCACACGTTGGCATTTCATCACACCCAGTGCGCCACATCAAGGAGGCCTCTGGGAGGCTGCTGTGAAGTCCGCTAAGCATCATTTGACACGATGTGTGGGTACGCAGGTCATGTGGTATAGTCAACTGCAGACACTAGCCGTAAGAATAGAGGCCTGTCTCAATTCCCGTCCTATAACCCCACTTTACGACGATCCTGAAGAGAAACTTGAATTAACCCCAGGTGATTTCCTGATTGGGTCGCCACTCCTAGCGGTCCCTGAACCAGATATCAAACATATTCCTAGCAACCGGCTGAAACAATGGCAATGGATACGTCAAATTCAACAAGGATTTTGGAAGCGATGGAGTGAGGAGTATCTAACCATTCTGCAGAGACGCAACAAATGGTTTCGACGCACGAGGAATATAAGGGTGGACGATATCGTCCTAGTCAAACAAGAGAACCTGCCTCCCACTCACTGGTGCCTGGGTCGAGTGACAACACTACATCCCGGAGCGGATGGAGTGGTCCGCAATGTCACGTTGAGAACCGCTAGAGGATACATGAAACGAGCCATCCAGAAACTATGTCTATTGATAGAGAAGGAAGATTTCGAGTCGACCGGGCAGGATGTTTAG
- the LOC106625660 gene encoding protein FAM98A yields the protein MDYELELVDSLSALAYEGPCLKVNGLIKALEGGPCDSDFRLLIGWLTEELHVLRKTDEHVAELQDQSDFSMELSAMLKELGCPYQRFVAGPLTGRFETREACAQLLDYLLTELMATKMSYRLRPSKQALVIPKSETNTARSLQQLSRNVGLGKPPDNVSPKALFDKLNFKVEELIRQAKPGVLSEPLLNLKQSLSEAQWKELDAIHSDLDGEYNMRRQMLLTRLEVTIQSFQWSDKMRSKENEIASRYQKKLQELDPLRYGSKDTNIVAFLASRADLAIIEKTSSVQVRKNTCCKIQKHVIGSVPDRGGRAHEHAPPPPEMPSWQQQRSQGSAGSAGGNFRGGRGGGQGGSGHWQQYSNAQQQRQSTDQCRNQNWVSGSGRVQGSGWSQHNNNGYFQGIGGRGNFGDNSFRGRSNYHRGGPGGGVRR from the exons ATGGATTATGAATTAGAATTAGTCGATTCCCTGTCAGCATTAGCTTATGAGGGTCCGTGCTTGAAAGTGAATGGTCTAATTAAAGCGCTGGAAGGCGGTCCTTGTGATTCTGATTTCCGTCTGCTTATTGGTTGGTTAACCGAAGAACTGCATGTCTTGCGAAAAACAGATGAACATGTGGCAGAGTTACAGGATCAAAGTGATTTCTCAATGGAACTTTCTGCTATGCTAAAAGAACTTGGATGCCCTTATCAACGTTTTGTTGCTGGCCCGTTAACCGGAAGGTTCGAAACTCGTGAGGCTTGTGCTCAACTACTAGACTACCTCTTAACAGAATTAATGGCAACAAAAATGTCTTATCGTTTGCGACCTTCCAAACAAGCACTTGTTATTCCTAAATCTGAAACCAATACGGCGCGTTCTCTGCAACAGCTGTCTCGAAATGTTGGACTGGGTAAACCACCAGATAATGTTTCCCCAAAAGCACTTTTTGATAAACTCAATTTTAAAGTTGAGGAGCTAATACGGCAAGCCAAACCCGGCGTATTGAGTGAACcattattgaatttaaaacaATCTCTATCTGAAGCACAATGGAAAGAATTGGACGCAATACATTCTGATTTAGATGGGGAATATAATATGCGTAGACAAATGTTATTGACTCGCCTTGAAGTAACTATACAGAGCTTTCAATGGTCTGATAAAATGAGGtcaaaagaaaatgaaatcGCTAGTCGTTATCAAAAGAAATTGCAAGAACTAGATCCTTTACGCTATGGTAGTAAAGATACAAATATTGTAGCATTTCTTGCTTCACGTGCTGATTTGGCTATTATAGAAAAAACAAGTTCCGTGCAAGTGCGAAAAAACACATGTTGCAAAATACAGAAACATGTAATAGGCAGCGTACCAGATCGGGGTGGTCGAGCGCATGAGCACGCTCCCCCGCCTCCAGAAATGCCGTCTTGGCAACAGCAACGCTCTCAAGGATCTGCTGGTAGTGCAGGAGGAAATTTCCGGGGTGGGAGAGGTGGCGGTCAAGGTGGGAGTGGCCATTGGCAACAATATTCAAACGCTCAACAACAACGTCAATCTACCGACCAA TGTCGAAACCAGAATTGGGTAAGCGGTAGCGGACGAGTTCAAGGGAGCGGCTGGTCCCAGCATAATAATAATGGTTATTTTCAAGGTATTGGGGGACGCGGCAATTTTGGCGACAATTCTTTTCGGGGACGCTCAAATTATCATCGGGGAGGCCCTGGAGGTGGTGTTCGTcgttga
- the LOC106625662 gene encoding cilia- and flagella-associated protein 20, with protein sequence MFRSRHQKGCFSVFYSLGSSPLQFWSTHIQNGYVKRVVDEDVKSIVMEIMGSNVSTTYISGPRDPKMSFGIKLPFLVLLIKNLHKYFTFEVKILDDQRFMRRFRVSNFQSKTSVKPFCTAMPMGMSPGWNQIHFNLADFTRRAYGTNYMETVRLQIHANVRIRRIYFTDRLYSEEDLPNEFRLVSKPAEKKKQRDYTIPAARPPSPAKSAATTERAGSPPGEPSVAEPSEVPTEMDIEKYY encoded by the exons atgtttcgaaGTAGACATCAAAAAGGTTGTTTTTCTGTGTTTTATAGTTTAGGTAGCAGTCCGTTACAATTTTGGTCTACGCAT ATCCAAAACGGTTATGTTAAAAGGGTTGTCGATGAAGATGTAAAATCTATTGTCATGGAGATTATGGGCTCAAATGTATCCACCACATATATATCGGGCCCGCGAGATCCTAAAATGTCCTTTGGTATCAAACTACCCTTTTTAGTCTTGCTTATAAAGaatctacataaatattttacttttgaagTTAAA attTTAGATGATCAACGGTTTATGCGACGTTTTCGGGTTTCGAATTTTCAAAGCAAAACCTCTGTAAAGCCCTTTTGCACGGCTATGCCAATGGGTATGTCTCCGGGTTGGAATCAAATTCATTTTAACTTAGCAGACTTTACACGCCGTGCATATGGCACCAATTACATGGAAACCGTTCGTCTACAAATACATGCCAATGTACGCATAAGACGCATATATTTTACTGATCGCTTATATTCAGAAGAAGATCTGCCGAATGAGTTTCGTTTGGTTTCGAAACCTGCCGAAAAGAAGAAACAACGTGATTACACAATTCCTGCAGCACGCCCTCCATCGCCGGCGAAATCAGCGGCTACAACTGAGCGAGCCGGTTCTCCACCTGGTGAGCCTTCAGTCGCTGAACCTTCAGAGGTACCTACTGAAAtggatattgaaaaatattactaa